One part of the Rutidosis leptorrhynchoides isolate AG116_Rl617_1_P2 chromosome 1, CSIRO_AGI_Rlap_v1, whole genome shotgun sequence genome encodes these proteins:
- the LOC139853574 gene encoding uncharacterized protein, producing the protein MFNIFNERAKRAQRYKTTCYHEQQGIFKVHSTYQRIGEGGTDYTVEFKEKRCSCGIWQHQRLPCSHVIFVCSHLNEDINKCMNKKYTNPTWREQYSHHFNPLRDASYWTHIQWNIMADPSRLIKHRGRKQSKRIKNQMDEREKQKPRCGICRVEGHNRNTCPTTRMP; encoded by the coding sequence ATGTTTAACATCTTTAACGAACGGGCAAAAAGAGCTCAACGTTACAAAACAACATGTTATCACGAACAACAAGGTATCTTCAAGGTTCATTCAACTTATCAAAGAATTGGTGAAGGTGGCACCGATTACACAGTGGAGTTTAAAGAGAAAAGGTGTTCATGTGGAATTTGGCAACACCAAAGATTACCTTGCTCTCATGTCATTTTCGTATGTAGCCATCTAAATGAGGATATAAATAAATGCATGAATAAAAAGTATACAAATCCTACATGGAGAGAGCAATATAGCCATCATTTTAATCCACTAAGAGATGCGAGCTACTGGACACATATACAATGGAACATTATGGCTGATCCATCAAGATTGATTAAGCACAGGGGGCGGAAGCAATCAAAACGTATTAAGAACCAGATGGATGAACGTGAAAAGCAAAAACCAAGGTGTGGTATATGCAGGGTTGAAGGTCACAACAGGAACACATGTCCAACTACTAGAATGCCATAG